The Manihot esculenta cultivar AM560-2 chromosome 1, M.esculenta_v8, whole genome shotgun sequence genome has a window encoding:
- the LOC110619616 gene encoding NAC domain-containing protein 100, with the protein MEENLPPGFRFHPTDEELITFYLTPKVSDVSFTSKAIVDADLNKCEPWDLPGKASMGEKEWYFFSLRDRKYPTGLRTNRATEAGYWKTTGKDKEIFRGAILVGMKKTLVFYQGRAPRGQKTNWVMHEYRLQNKHPFKPTKEEWVVCRVFQKSSEATKNPQQTESSQQSLESPCDTNSIVNEFGDIELPNINNIVNSSNGFNTFLTQSSCNNETNVNMNMNLHNWAATREQQPSLSWPSSLLSSNLTMNALLLKALQMRNYHQREAAAAAAAAVAPSSSDHYSFLTQGSIISQFGADLSSNFHGCSSSSSSKVLETLPQPLQQEQPFNLDSIW; encoded by the exons ATGGAGGAAAATCTTCCTCCAGGGTTCAGATTCCATCCAACAGATGAAGAGCTCATTACGTTTTATCTTACACCAAAGGTTTCTGATGTTAGTTTCACGTCTAAAGCTATTGTCGATGCTGATCTCAATAAGTGTGAACCATGGGATCTCCCAG GCAAAGCATCCATGGGGGAGAAAGAATGGTATTTTTTCAGCTTGAGAGATAGAAAATACCCAACAGGACTTCGAACAAATAGAGCAACAGAAGCAGGGTATTGGAAAACCACAGGAAAGGATAAGGAAATATTTCGTGGTGCAATACTGGTGGGTATGAAAAAAACCCTAGTTTTCTACCAGGGTAGAGCTCCAAGGGGTCAGAAAACTAATTGGGTTATGCATGAATACAGGCTCCAAAATAAGCATCCTTTCAAGCCCACTAAG GAGGAATGGGTGGTTTGCAGGGTATTCCAAAAGAGCTCAGAAGCAACAAAAAACCCACAGCAGACAGAATCCTCGCAGCAATCTCTAGAGTCTCCATGTGAtacaaactccatagtcaatgagTTTGGAGATATTGAGTTACCAAACATAAACAACATTGTAAACTCATCAAATGGTTTCAACACTTTCCTGACACAAAGTAGTTGCAACAACGAAACCAACGTAAATATGAACATGAACCTTCATAATTGGGCTGCAACAAGAGAACAACAACCTTCACTTTCATGGCCTTCAAGCTTGCTAAGCTCAAATCTTACTATGAATGCCTTGCTTCTCAAGGCATTACAGATGAGAAACTATCATCAAAGAgaagctgctgctgctgctgctgctgctgttgcTCCAAGTAGTAGTGATCATTATTCATTTCTGACACAAGGGAGTATTATTTCTCAGTTTGGAGCTGATTTAAGTTCAAATTTCCATGgctgttcttcttcttcttcctctaagGTTTTAGAAACGCTACCTCAACCTTTACAGCAGGAGCAACCATTCAATTTGGACTCCATTTGGTGA